In Zea mays cultivar B73 chromosome 7, Zm-B73-REFERENCE-NAM-5.0, whole genome shotgun sequence, the following proteins share a genomic window:
- the LOC109939153 gene encoding RING-H2 finger protein ATL67-like, with protein sequence MHARVETDHQFSHHLKLISSATAPKLISRSMSPLLANMVLKFCKTIQQYSSAGVLGCFFGAAHTPIRFGRPMVARTAVVSSSVRTMERSTVRSGRPSVSSTTARPQLSNLGLGYSIAIALGFLILFASFLLAFYFCFGRGGDYWAGEAVTTASSSGHLSITVPRVLFVAEGSESPEDDAYPSSSAAAACSPVGLDAAAIASYPKVAFSSKAAEADAMCSICLSEYRDGETLRVMPECRHGFHVACLDAWLSRSASCPVCRSSQVLPRFLSFAVFGS encoded by the coding sequence ATGCATGCGCGAGTTGAAACTGACCACCAGTTCAGCCACCATTTGAAACTAATCAGTTCAGCCACCGCGCCAAAGCTTATAAGCCGCTCCATGTCTCCTTTACTAGCCAATATGGTACTAAAGTTTTGCAAGACAATACAACAATACAGCAGTGCAGGCGTTTTGGGCTGCTTTTTTGGTGCGGCCCATACTCCAATTAGGTTTGGGCGGCCCATGGTCGCGCGCACAGCAGTCGTTTCTTCCTCCGTCCGCACGATGGAGCGCTCAACCGTCCGTTCCGGCCGCCCCTCGGTCAGCTCCACGACGGCACGACCTCAGCTCTCCAACCTGGGCCTCGGCTACTCCATCGCCATCGCGCTCGGCTTCCTCATCCTGTTTGCCTCCTTCCTGCTGGCTTTCTACTTCTGCTTCGGCCGCGGCGGGGACTACTGGGCCGGGGAAGCAGTCACCACGGCGTCCAGCTCTGGCCACCTCTCCATCACCGTCCCGCGCGTGCTCTTCGTCGCGGAGGGGTCCGAGTCCCCCGAAGACGACGCTTacccctcctcctccgccgccgcgGCCTGCTCCCCCGtcgggctcgacgcggccgccatcGCTTCCTACCCCAAGGTCGCCTTCTCCAGCAAGGCCGCCGAGGCTGACGCCATGTGCTCCATCTGCCTCAGCGAGTACAGGGACGGCGAGACGCTGCGCGTGATGCCCGAGTGCAGGCACGGCTTCCACGTCGCGTGCCTCGACGCCTGGCTGAGCCGGAGCGCGTCCTGCCCCGTCTGCAGGTCCTCTCAGGTCCTTCCCCGTTTTCTCTCCTTTGCAGTTTTTGGTTCCTGA
- the LOC100501555 gene encoding Hydroxycinnamoyltransferase 4-like, whose amino-acid sequence MAVVEVVTSELVAPSEPTPRRPLWLSNLDLAARNGYTPTIYFFRRPQDSSDGRLRADSCFSTHALRAALAAALVRFYPFAGRLRAAGRGGRAEIDCNAAGALLVVARSAAALEDFLHDFAPSKAMNDTFVPTYDSAGPDAPLLLLQVTFFRCGGVALGTAMHHFVIDGRSAFHFIRTWSSIARGDTAAAPPSLDRTPLRARPLLTTAAALFDHTHEYGGRASRPAAVTAGAAAGSKAEYASAILRVTGAQAAALRARAGAVSTFRALVAHVWRCACAARALAHDAESRLYTMVDMRARLSPPLPDAFFGNAVVRTSASARVGDLLANPLGFGARRLRAATGHGDEYVRSLLDYLETADLATVPRQGLRGTDLRVISWLGMPSYDADFGWGEPALLAPALMYYPGFVYLLNCPGKGGDVAVAAALEPERMQRFKELFYEELAMLE is encoded by the exons ATGGCCGTCGTCGAGGTCGTCACCTCCGAGCTGGTGGCGCCGAGCGAGCCCACGCCGCGGCGCCCGCTCTGGCTGTCCAACCTCGACCTCGCCGCGCGGAACGGCTACACCCCGACGATCTACTTCTTCCGCCGTCCCCAGGACAGCAGCGACGGCCGGCTGCGTGCGGACTCCTGCTTCTCGACCCACGCGCTGCGTGCGGCGCTGGCCGCCGCGCTGGTCCGGTTCTACCCGTTTGCCGGCCGGCTCCGCGCCGCCGGCCGCGGCGGGCGCGCCGAGATCGACTGCAACGCCGCGGGCGCGCTCTTGGTCGTCGCGCGGTCCGCCGCGGCGCTCGAGGACTTCCTCCACGACTTCGCGCCGTCCAAGGCCATGAACGACACGTTCGTGCCCACGTACGACTCCGCTGGCCCCGACGCACCGTTGCTACTGCTTCAG GTTACCTTTTTCAGGTGCGGCGGCGTGGCGCTCGGCACGGCGATGCACCACTTCGTCATCgacggccgcagcgccttccacttCATCCGAACGTGGTCCAGCATCGCCCGTGGAGACACCGCCGCCGCGCCCCCGTCGCTTGACCGCACGCCACTCCGGGCGCGCCCACTGCTCACTACTGCCGCCGCCCTCTTCGACCACACCCACGAGTACGGCGGCCGCGCCTCCAGGCCAGCAGCAGTAACCGCCGGCGCCGCGGCCGGAAGCAAGGCGGAGTACGCCAGCGCGATCCTCCGCGTGACCGGCGCGCAGGCCGCCGCCCTGCGCGCCCGCGCCGGCGCGGTGTCCACGTTCCGCGCGCTGGTGGCGCACGTCTGGCGGTGCGCGTGCGCGGCACGCGCGCTGGCTCACGACGCCGAGTCCCGCCTCTACACGATGGTGGACATGCGCGCCCGCCTGTCCCCGCCGCTGCCGGACGCCTTCTTCGGCAACGCGGTGGTGCGCACCTCCGCGTCGGCCCGCGTCGGCGACCTCCTGGCCAACCCGCTGGGTTTCGGCGCACGTCGGCTCCGCGCGGCGACGGGGCACGGGGACGAGTATGTGCGCTCGCTGCTGGATTACCTGGAGACGGCGGACCTGGCGACGGTACCGCGCCAGGGGCTGCGCGGCACGGACCTGCGGGTGATCAGCTGGCTGGGGATGCCGTCGTACGACGCCGACTTCGGGTGGGGCGAGCCGGCGCTGCTGGCGCCGGCGCTCATGTATTACCCGGGGTTCGTGTACCTGTTGAACTGCCCCGGCAAGGGTGGCGATGTTGCCGTGGCCGCCGCGCTGGAGCCCGAGCGCATGCAGCGGTTCAAGGAGCTCTTCTACGAGGAGCTGGCTATGCTGGAGTGA